From a single Lactococcus carnosus genomic region:
- the uvrC gene encoding excinuclease ABC subunit UvrC has protein sequence MNATIKAKLDLLPDNPGCYLHKDKNGTIIYVGKAKNLRNRVRSYFRGSHDTKTERLVSEIVDFEFIVTESNIEALLLEINLIQENMPKYNIMLKDDKSYPFIKITREKYPRLLITRQVKKDNAYYFGPYPDVGAANEIKQLLDRIFPLRKCNVLPKKVCLYYHMHQCLAPCVYDIDPKVFVGMVDEISKFLTGGEDKIITELDAKMHAAADAFEFEKAAEYRDLVKSIGTLRTKQRVMNHDLQDRDVFGYAVDKGWMCVQVFFVRQGKLIQRDVNMFPYYNDADEDFLTYVGQFYKENDHLVPKEIFIPADIDLASVKALTKTKVIQPSRGEKKQLVNLATKNARVSLQQKFDLAEKSVEKTSGAITNLGQLMQIPTPHRIESFDNSNIMGTSPVSAMVVFVDGKPSKKDYRKFKIKTVIGPDDYASMREVILRRYSRAIKEASVLPDLIIMDGGVGQINAAKGVLDDLGLDIPIAGLAKNDKHQTQELLFGEPLEIVPLSRQSQEFFLLQRIQDEVHRFAITFHRQVRSKNSFSSKLDGIDGLGPKRKQSLMLTFKSLTKVQEATILEIQAAGIPLEVAKRIKETLSKSDPKT, from the coding sequence ATGAATGCAACGATTAAAGCAAAACTAGACTTATTACCAGATAACCCTGGGTGTTATTTACATAAAGATAAAAATGGGACGATTATCTATGTCGGAAAAGCTAAAAATTTAAGAAATCGGGTTCGCTCTTATTTTAGGGGATCACATGATACCAAGACTGAGCGCTTAGTATCGGAGATTGTGGATTTCGAGTTTATCGTCACAGAATCAAATATTGAGGCCTTGTTATTAGAGATTAATCTCATCCAGGAAAACATGCCTAAGTATAATATCATGTTAAAAGATGATAAATCTTATCCTTTTATTAAAATCACACGTGAAAAATATCCGCGTCTGCTCATCACACGACAAGTTAAAAAAGATAACGCCTATTACTTTGGTCCCTATCCAGATGTTGGCGCTGCAAATGAAATTAAACAGTTATTAGACCGTATTTTTCCTTTACGAAAATGTAATGTCCTACCCAAGAAAGTTTGCCTCTATTATCATATGCACCAGTGTCTAGCACCCTGTGTTTATGACATAGATCCTAAGGTATTTGTTGGCATGGTGGATGAAATCAGTAAATTTTTAACTGGTGGTGAGGATAAAATCATTACCGAATTAGATGCTAAGATGCACGCAGCAGCTGATGCCTTCGAATTTGAAAAGGCAGCTGAATACCGTGATTTAGTTAAGAGTATCGGCACCCTTAGGACTAAGCAACGCGTCATGAATCATGATTTGCAGGATCGTGATGTATTCGGTTATGCCGTCGACAAAGGATGGATGTGTGTCCAAGTTTTCTTTGTCAGACAAGGTAAGCTGATCCAGCGTGATGTGAATATGTTCCCCTATTATAATGATGCAGATGAAGATTTTCTGACTTATGTCGGCCAATTTTATAAGGAAAATGATCATTTAGTTCCCAAGGAAATATTTATTCCAGCAGATATTGATCTGGCATCTGTTAAGGCCCTGACCAAAACTAAAGTCATCCAGCCTTCACGAGGTGAAAAAAAACAACTGGTTAATTTGGCGACTAAAAATGCACGTGTGAGTCTACAACAAAAATTTGATTTAGCAGAAAAAAGTGTTGAGAAAACAAGTGGTGCAATCACAAATCTTGGCCAATTAATGCAGATTCCAACGCCTCATCGTATCGAAAGCTTTGATAACTCCAATATTATGGGGACGAGTCCTGTCAGCGCCATGGTCGTTTTTGTAGATGGTAAGCCTTCTAAGAAAGATTACCGGAAGTTTAAAATCAAAACTGTGATTGGCCCGGATGATTACGCCAGCATGCGAGAAGTCATTCTCAGACGGTATAGCCGAGCGATTAAAGAAGCGAGTGTGCTACCAGATTTGATCATCATGGATGGTGGTGTTGGGCAAATCAATGCTGCCAAAGGAGTTTTAGATGATCTAGGGCTTGATATCCCAATCGCAGGTCTTGCTAAAAATGATAAGCACCAAACGCAGGAGTTGTTATTTGGTGAGCCACTGGAGATCGTCCCTTTAAGCCGACAAAGTCAGGAATTTTTCCTCTTACAACGGATTCAAGATGAAGTCCATCGCTTTGCGATTACCTTTCATCGGCAAGTCCGTTCCAAGAATTCTTTTTCTAGTAAATTAGATGGGATTGATGGCCTTGGACCTAAGCGAAAACAGAGCCTAATGCTTACCTTTAAATCTCTAACCAAAGTACAGGAGGCGACGATTTTAGAGATACAAGCAGCTGGTATTCCTTTAGAGGTTGCCAAGCGGATTAAAGAGACATTGTCAAAAAGTGACCCAAAAACATAA